TGAAGGGGTATACCGTCAGCCGCGACTGCAGCAATCAGGATCTGATGCGCCGCAGCCAACTGGGCATCTAATCCTAGGCAGTAGGCAGTAGGCAGTGGGCAGTGGAGGATTATGAAAATAACACGGGTTTTTGCAGGCGATTTCGGTGCATCGGGCGGCAAATGTTTTGCGGGAATTTTTGAAGGCGGAACCTTCCGCCTTCATGAAATCCACCGGTTTGCGCATGAATCCGTGTCGTTTTTCATTCCCGACGCGGCGGGTAACCTCACGGAGCGCACCTACTGGGACGAGGGGCTTCTCTATCAGAATCTGGTGAAGGGGTTGCGCGAATACCGGCGCACCATGGCTGACACCCTCGACAGCATCGGTATCGACACCTGGGGTGCCGACGGCCAGATGATGTCCGCCGAGGGCGATCCGCTCGGGAAGTTTTACGCCTACCGTGACCATCGGCTCGATACCATGGCGGAAAAGGTCAAGGCGAAGGTGGGTGCCAAAAAGGCCTATCAGTTGACGGGCATTCATTTCCAGCCTTTCAATGTCAGCAACCAGCTCTACTGGTTCATGCTCAACCGCGGCAAAACCATTAAGCCGGGGGCCTATTTCCTGCCGACCCCTACCCTCTTCTATTATTTTCTCGGGGGTGTGAAATCGGTGGATTCCACCTTTGCCAGCGTCACACAGCTCATGGATGCCCACACCCAGACGTGGAGCCCTGAACTCCTGCGTAAGCTGAAGATTCCGGCGGCGGTCATGCCCCCGATCGTGGCGCCCGGTACGGTAATGGGAACGTTGTACGCCGAACTGGCGACCCCGCTCGGACTTAACCGGCCACCCCTGATCGCCGTTGGCGGGCACGACACCGCCAGTGCGTTTGCGGCGGCTCCGGTGGATAATCCCGAGGAAGCCCTGATTATCAGCTCCGGGACCTGGTCCCTGGTCGGCAAACTGATTCCCACCGCCATCACCAGCAAGGAAGCCATGGCGTACGGACTCAGTAACGAAGGTGGTATCGGCAATGTCCGCCTGCTCCGCAATTGCATGGGAACCTGGCTGGTCCAGGAACTCAAACGCGGTTGGGAGAAAGCCGACGGGCATGAGCTCGCATGGGCGGAACTGGATCGTCTGACGAAGGATGCGCCCTCCTTTACAGCCTTCGTGGATCCCGATGACACCAGCTTCTTCAATCCGCCGGATATGCAGACCGCCATTATGGATTTTTGCCGCCGCACCGGCCAACCGGTCCCCACGGATCGGGGCACGATCCTGCAGGTCGTCTTCGAAAGCCTGGCCCTGAAATACCGCCTTGTAAACAACATGCTCACCCAGGTTTCTGGGACCCCGAACAAGGTGGTCCATATTGTAGGTGGTGGCTCCAAGAACGAAAGGCTTAATCAGTATACGGCCAACGCCATCGGCCTGCCTGTCTGCGCCGGCCCGGAAGAAGCCACCGCCATTGGAAACTGCATGGTGCAGGCGATGGGGCTTGGACTCATTAAATCCATGAGGGAGGCCCAACCGTTCATTCGCGAAGCCTTCCCCATCCGGGAATACAAGCCCCGGGATGAAGCCCGCTGGACGTCTGCCTACGCCACCTTCACGGCGTTGCTTAAAAGCCAGTAATCTGTCATATTTCCCCTCTGTATGACTAAATCTGTAATGGGATGGGTATCTCTGGCAGGGGTGGCTGTATTTGCCACCACCACCGTCCTACAGTATCGCGAGAACACCCGTTTGCACACCCAACTGGCCGCATTGCAAAAAGCCGAACTGGAAAGCCCTTTATCTCCAGAAATACCTCCGGCCGGCCCCGCCCTAGCTGAGCCACACGGCAGGGCTCCGGCTCAGTTACCGCCGGCTTCCGGAAAGAATAATCCGGCTCCAGTCAAAGCCACGTCAAAAGGGGCCCCTTTCTCTGAAATTTCAGAGCGGATTCAGGCGCTCTCCCGGAATGGCACCTCGCGCCAAAGCATGGATTGGCAGAAAATAATCGCCGACGTCCGCCCGGAAGACATCCCGCGCGTCATGTCGCTGATTGAAAAGGAATCCCAGCGTTCGGTGCGTGAATCCGCCCGCTACCAATTACTCCGTCGCTGGGCCGAGAGTGACCCGGCTTCGGCCATCGCCTACGCCTCCAGCATCACAGGGAAAAACGCACATGACGGAGCCATCTACTCGGTGATCAGCGTCTGGAGCGTGAATGACCCCGCCGCCGCTGAAGCCTGGGTCCGGACCCTGCCATCTGGCTCACTCCGTGAGCAGGTTATGAGTTCAGTCATCAGCGGGCTTTCCGAAAAGAATCCACAGGCCGCCTACGACTTATATAAAGAGTTCATCAAAAACCAGCGGCAGATGGGGTCCATCTACCAGATTTTTTCTAACTGGGCGAAATTGGACCCGGCCACCGCCCTGGTGAAGGCGGGCGAATTATCCGGCCAGCAACGCGGTCAGGCCTTGCAGTCCATTGCCTCCGCCTGGGGCCAGAAGGACCCGCTGGCCGCACTCGTCTGGGCGAATACCCTGCCCCAAAGTCAGCAACGGAACGGGATGATCACCTCTATTATTGCGCAATGGGCGGATAGTGATCTGAATGCCGCCCTTGCCTGGACGCGCGAATTACCGGATGGCCCCGTCAAGGAAACCGCGACCAGCCAGCTGTGTAATCAGTGGGCACAAACCGATCCCAAGGCCGCCCTGGGCTTCGCCCAAAGCCTGCGTTCGGGCGCAAAGAAAACCCAGATGCTGGGTTCGATTCTAGGTCAATGGGCCCAACAGGACTCCCAGGCCACACTCAGTTTCCTGCAAACGATCCCGGCCGGCAGTGAGCGGAACAACCTGATCCAGGCGGTCGTCCAGCAACTCTCCTGGCAGGATCCCAAAATGGCCATGGCCTTCGCCGCGTCGCTCCCGCCCGGCCCCCTGCAAATGAAAGCCATTGCCCCCGTCCTCAGCAGCCTCGCCAACACGGATCCGGCGGCGGCACTGGAGATGTACGCCTCACTCCCCGAAGGTTCAGCCAAACGGAATGCCCTTCAAGGTCTCTCCTGGTCACTGGGACAATCGGATCCGAAGGCCACCGCGAAATTTGCCGAGACGCTCCCCCCCGGACGCGCGCGCACTGAGTTCATCAATAGTTTAGCCAGCACCTGGGCGAACGGGGATGTCACCGGGGCGATTGAATGGGTTCAACAACTCCCTGACGAGAAGTCCATTCAGGAGGCTCTGGGACGAATCGTCCCGCAATGGGCGCAGAATGATCCCAAAAGCGCGATGGACTTCGTGCAATCCCGGCCTGAAGGGAAGTCTAAAAACAGCATGCTGAATACGGTCGCCAGCACCCTGGCCGCCACCGACCCCAAAACCGCCATGGCCTTTGTCTCGCAATTGCCGGAAGGAGAGGCCCGCAATGCCTTTGCTGAAGGACTCGCGTCAGGGTTGGCGCGAAATACCCCGGAGGAGGCAGCGGACTTTGTCGCCGCCCAGCCGGCCGGCCCCTCACAGAACCGGGCCGCCCAGGCAGTCGTATCGCAATGGGCCTCAGTCGATCCCCAGGCCGCTGCGGCCTGGGTAAACGGCTTTCCGGCAGGCGAGACCCGTGATAACGCACTCCAGCAAGTGACCTCCAGCTGGGCCTATAATGATCCGCCGGCCGCCAGCCAATGGCTCGCCTCATTACCTGCCGATAAAACCCGTGATCGTCTGGTCCAGTCTTTTATCAGCAGCACGACCCACGAATACCCGGAGGTCGCCGCCACCTGGGTCGACACCCTCCCGGATGCCAAACAGCGCGCTCGCACGATTGAAAATATTGGCCGCTCCTGGCTCGAATCGGACCGGTCCGCCGCGGAAAAATGGATTAATCAGACGTCCCTGCCGGACGACAAGAAACAGCAGTTGCTTAAGCAGTAATCCGCCCAAGGTGGCGTTCGACGTCCCCGGCGAACGCATCGCCCTTGGATGAGCCCTTTATGAGCCTGCAGCCGTCGGGACGCCGGCTGCCACCTGTGCCTTGCGCTTCTCCAATACCGTTAAACAACTAAGGTTGCCTTGCTACCCACCGCCGGTGGAGTCGACCGCCCACAAACTGGCCCAGGAAAAAGGCGCCAATCAGCACGGGAAAAGTACTTAACTGCCAGCCCAGGTGGGACACCAGCCTGAGTGCGATCACCAAAGGCACAGGCAAATGGATCGCCAGTATCCAAGGCCATGAAAACTTTTTGACACTATCCCGCCAAAACCCGAACGGGATATTGATCACCCCTACGGCGACGGCAACCACCACAATCGTTGGCAGGGTTCCTACCGTCATATACTTGCTTTGGCCTGACGCAGCTGCAACTTGCTGTGCCGGTGCCCATAGGTGAAATAGATCAACAGCCCCAGCGCCATCCACAATACCAACCGGATCCAGGTATCCCTCGGCAACGCCACCATCTGGGCGCCGGTAAACACAATCCCCAGAATGGGAACCAGCGGCACCCAGGGAGTCCGGAAGGGACGGGGCAGTTCAGGCTTGGTCACCCGCATCACCCAGATCCCCCCGCACACCATGGCAAAGGCCAGTAGGGCCCCGATCGAAACCAACTCCCCGAGAAACCCGATCGGGAACAGGGCCGCCATCAGGAGCGACACCACTCCCGTGATCGTCGTGGCCAACCAGGGGGTTTTGAATCGGGGGTGAATGGCTGCGAAGGCGGCGGGCAGCAGGCCGTCTCGCGACATCGAGTAAAAAATCCGGGATTGCCCAAGCATCAGAACCAGAACCACTGAACTCAAGCCGGCAATCGCCCCCATCTTGACCCACGGGCGCAACCAGGCCAAGGCCGGGCCCGCCGCATCAATGCCAACCGCGATCGGATGCGGCACATTCAACTGCTTATAGGGAACCAACCCCGTCAGCACCACTGCCACCGCCACATACAGCACGGCACAAACGACCAGCGAAACCATAATCCCCACCGGGACATCCCGCTGAGGCCGTCGCGCCTCCTGCGCGGCCGTCGAAACGGCGTCAAATCCGATATAGGCAAAGAACACCACTGCGGACCCCCTCATCACCCCGCTCCACCCATATTCACCAAAGATTCCGGTATTCGCCGGAATGAAGGGGGTCAGATTCTCGAGTTTGACGTAGTGCATTCCCAGGAAAATAAACAGCAGAATCACCGTGACCTTGATGATCACAATGACATTATTGAAGTTCGCCGACTCTCTGATGCCGATCACCAGAAGCGCCGTCACCACCGCGATAATCAACACGGCCGGCAAGTTGAACCAGGCCCCCGTCAAGTGGAGCCCCGCCTGTGGTGTATAGGAAAAGGGCGCATTACATAAGGCCGCCGGAAGCGTCACCCCGCAATCATTAAGAAAACTCACCACATAGCCGGACCAGCCTACCGCCACCGTGGAGGCACCAAAGAGATATTCCAGAATCAAATCCCAGCCGATGATCCAGGCAAAGACCTCGCCTAGCGTGGCATAGGAATAGGTATAGGCGCTGCCCGCCACCGGGATCATGGACGCAAACTCACTGTAACAGAGGGCGGCAAAGGCACAGGCCAAACCTGAGATCACAAATGACAACGCGATGGACGGTCCCGCATAATTGGCGGCAGCCTGCCCGGTCAGCACAAAAATACCGGCCCCGATCACCCCGCCAATTCCTAGCAATGTCAAATGCCATGACCCCAGCACCCGCGGCATCTGATGCTCCGCATTCTCCACATCACTGATAATTTGCGCCTGCGACTTGGTTTTAAAAATGGTTCTCATCGTTTATTCCTTTTCACCGGCGCCGACAGAGCGGCGCCCTCCATTGAAATCTAAATGGAGGGTTTTGCTCCGTCAAAACCTATTCCCGGTGGTCACTCGGTGTCGCCTCCACCGGTTCCAATACCCATCGTTTGTTGTACCAGAACCACTGCTCAGGCTTTTCCATGATCGCTTCCGACACAATATCCATGACCTTCTGACTCATCTGCTGGATATCCGTATCCTTGTCTAGCGACGGATCAGACCATACCGGGGGATAGATATGCGCCACATGTTTCGCCCACCCCACCCGCGTGACAATGACTGGAAAAATCGGCACATTGGCATGGCGCGCGAACATGGCCATCCCGCCTCCGATATTGGCTTCCTTCCCGAGAAACCGGACTTTGACCGCCTCGGTTCTCATCCTCACATCCGGCAGAATCGCCAGCATCTGGCCTGTCTTCAGGCGCCGGATGATATCCTTCAGGGTTGAGGCCCCGCGCATGAGAATGGGCATCCCTGATTTTTCCCGGGTGCTGTTTAAATAGTAATCGAACAGGGGATTCCGCTGTTTACCGGCGACAGAGAAAAAAGGGACCCCGCGCAGCGTCATGGCCCGTCCGGGAAGCTCCCAGGCCCCCATATGCGGCAGGGCAAAAACGCCCCCCTGTCCGGTTTTGTGATGCTCCAACATCAGGCTGATCGGCTGTTCATAATCTGAAATTTTATCCAGTTGCGCCTGGGTGATGAACGGGGTCCGCATGATGTCCACCGCCGTGAACATCACATTACGCAGGGATAACCAGGCAATCCTCCGCCTTTCGCGAGGCGTAAAGCGGTCTCCAAAGACCTCCCGGATGCGCCGGTCCGCTTCGGCCCGCCGGAACCGCACGACATGGAATCCCAGCCAGGCCCATTTCCAGCCCACCAACAAGGCCATCCGATAGGGCAGCACATTCACAAGCCAGGCCATGGCCTTCAGGAACCCGTATTCGATGATATGTTTGACGCGATATTTCATTTACTGCCCTCTGCCAACTGCCTTCTGTCCTCTGCTCACTGCTTTCGTCCTGCGGTAAATTTTCTGGCAAACCTGAAAAACGGACTCGGCTGCATCTCAATGGCATGAACCGGGCACATTTCGTGACAGCAACAGCAGGCAATGCATTTGGCCGGTGTCAGCAACGGTTGCTGACCGGGCAAGATCGTCAGGGCTTCGGATGGACAGGCCTTCACGCATTTCCCGCAGAACACACAGTTGGGCAGAAACCGCGGCCGATGCCAGATATACGGTTCCACCCAGCGGATCAGCCAGCGGGGCACATATTGAATCGGCACCGTTGAGGGCCGCCGATAGGCCCGTGGGGCCAGGGCCTGGATCGCCACATCCCCGCCCACCGCGATCTGACCCCAATCCTGCAGGCCAAGCCCCGCCTGCCGTGCCAACTCGAGATGAACCACATTGCGGGGCTCAAGCCCCAGGGTCCGGCAGAGGACCACATCCAGCGCGACGGCATCCGCCGAGGCGCCCAGAAAGCCAAGCCGGATCGGCAGCCCCGCAGAGGGACCATTCCCCTCCATGCCCACCACCCCGTCTGCCACCGACAACACCGGTCTGACCTGGCGATAAATGGCCACCAGCAGGCGGGCAAAGTCCTGAGGATAAGGATAGCGCTTGTGGAACGCCGTCTTCTGAAGGCCCGGCACGGTTCCATAGAGGTTTTTCATAGCCCCGGTCAGCCCCGTCAGAACATGTGTTTTCACCTTGGGTACGGTAATAATGGCATCCGCTTCCAGCACCGGCGTGGCAATCGTGAAGTGAATCCCATTCTCCTCGAAACTCCGGGAGCCCGCCTTTTCCAGATTCACCAGCGGCACCTGTTCCTGATGGCACACCGCCTCGATGCCGGTCCGCTCCCAGACCCGCCGCAAATCAGCAATGATGGCAGGACTGTCCGCGACCCACGGGGTGGCCCCGGCGGACTTGACCAGCCGGATCAGGGCCCGAACCACCTCGGGGTGGGTGGTCACCGCATCATCCGGGGTGTGGTCCGAAAGGAGATTCGGCTTAATCAGCACCGACTGACCCGGCTTCACAAACTGCCCCATCCCCCCCAGCCCGTCCATCAGGCGCGACAAGGCGTCCGGTACAGAAGCATAATCGGGGCAGTTAACCAAATTTACAGACTGGCGCATGGGACAGGAAGGTACCCTGTCGGGAGGCTGCGCTCAAGAGCAAAGGAACCCCCGTTCTGAAAGGGCGCATATGAACTCAGCAGGGGGCCGAAAACACTTCATAATCGTAATATCCTGCCCCAAAGAGGATTACGATTAAGATTACGATTACGAAAAACTCCCGGGGAGTTCATCCGCGCCCCTGCCCCCGCGAAGAAGAAAAGCGTCATTCCCATTCATTTCGATGGTAGACGACGTCGGAGGGCGGATACCCCAGAGTTCTGCGGAAGGCTCTGGAAAAATGGTAGGGATTGGCGAAACCAAGGGCTTCACTGACTTCGCTCACCCGCATCTGCTGATAGCGCAACATGGCCACGGCACGGCTGACTTTCATCCCGAGCAATAGACGTGCGGGAGAGGCTCCGAAAAGCTTGCGGCATTGGTTGGTGAGTTGACGGGGACTCACTTTTAATTCGGCCGCGAGTGCGGGCAGGCTCTCGTGCTGCTCCAGGTGGCGATTAAACAGATCCGTGATTTCTTCCCTGCGGGCTTCATCGATCGGAATGGAACGATATTCAGGGCTGAGCGCCTCGACCGGAAGAAAGCGGACCCACCGCCAGAAAAGCGCGGACATCAGGCCATCCTGCACTTTGGCGCCATAGGGTCGGCCCTCCGTTGACTCATGCTGGATCTCATCAATCAGCTTGAGGTCCCCCGTTAAGGGCCCTTGTGAGATTTGATGGTGCGGACTCACCTGAGATGCAAAAAGAGCCGGAACCGGTCCTCCCTGGGGGTTTGTCAGGCGAAAGTGAAGGACGGCGTGACGTTGGCCCTTGCACAGGTGGTCCTGGTGACGGTCTCCCGGCTTCACCAGAAGGGTCTGGCCCCGTTGAATCCGGAGGTCCTCCCCATTGAGGAGACAGCGGTAAGTGCCGGCCTCGACCACAATGGCTTCATATCCGTCATGCCGGTGCAGTGGATACTCGTAGTGCGACATCATGCGGAGGCGATGAAAATCCTCGAAGCCCACCTGAATGCCGAGTGGCGAGTCCGGGGCAGGCACCCGTCGAAAGCGGATTTTTTGAAGTTCCATAATACTCCTAAGGATATCTTATTAGATAATATTGCGTAAAGTTATAATATTCTGATT
This genomic interval from bacterium contains the following:
- a CDS encoding DUF362 domain-containing protein; the protein is MRQSVNLVNCPDYASVPDALSRLMDGLGGMGQFVKPGQSVLIKPNLLSDHTPDDAVTTHPEVVRALIRLVKSAGATPWVADSPAIIADLRRVWERTGIEAVCHQEQVPLVNLEKAGSRSFEENGIHFTIATPVLEADAIITVPKVKTHVLTGLTGAMKNLYGTVPGLQKTAFHKRYPYPQDFARLLVAIYRQVRPVLSVADGVVGMEGNGPSAGLPIRLGFLGASADAVALDVVLCRTLGLEPRNVVHLELARQAGLGLQDWGQIAVGGDVAIQALAPRAYRRPSTVPIQYVPRWLIRWVEPYIWHRPRFLPNCVFCGKCVKACPSEALTILPGQQPLLTPAKCIACCCCHEMCPVHAIEMQPSPFFRFARKFTAGRKQ
- a CDS encoding amino acid permease — its product is MRTIFKTKSQAQIISDVENAEHQMPRVLGSWHLTLLGIGGVIGAGIFVLTGQAAANYAGPSIALSFVISGLACAFAALCYSEFASMIPVAGSAYTYSYATLGEVFAWIIGWDLILEYLFGASTVAVGWSGYVVSFLNDCGVTLPAALCNAPFSYTPQAGLHLTGAWFNLPAVLIIAVVTALLVIGIRESANFNNVIVIIKVTVILLFIFLGMHYVKLENLTPFIPANTGIFGEYGWSGVMRGSAVVFFAYIGFDAVSTAAQEARRPQRDVPVGIMVSLVVCAVLYVAVAVVLTGLVPYKQLNVPHPIAVGIDAAGPALAWLRPWVKMGAIAGLSSVVLVLMLGQSRIFYSMSRDGLLPAAFAAIHPRFKTPWLATTITGVVSLLMAALFPIGFLGELVSIGALLAFAMVCGGIWVMRVTKPELPRPFRTPWVPLVPILGIVFTGAQMVALPRDTWIRLVLWMALGLLIYFTYGHRHSKLQLRQAKASI
- a CDS encoding AraC family transcriptional regulator, translating into MELQKIRFRRVPAPDSPLGIQVGFEDFHRLRMMSHYEYPLHRHDGYEAIVVEAGTYRCLLNGEDLRIQRGQTLLVKPGDRHQDHLCKGQRHAVLHFRLTNPQGGPVPALFASQVSPHHQISQGPLTGDLKLIDEIQHESTEGRPYGAKVQDGLMSALFWRWVRFLPVEALSPEYRSIPIDEARREEITDLFNRHLEQHESLPALAAELKVSPRQLTNQCRKLFGASPARLLLGMKVSRAVAMLRYQQMRVSEVSEALGFANPYHFSRAFRRTLGYPPSDVVYHRNEWE
- a CDS encoding FGGY-family carbohydrate kinase, with the protein product MKITRVFAGDFGASGGKCFAGIFEGGTFRLHEIHRFAHESVSFFIPDAAGNLTERTYWDEGLLYQNLVKGLREYRRTMADTLDSIGIDTWGADGQMMSAEGDPLGKFYAYRDHRLDTMAEKVKAKVGAKKAYQLTGIHFQPFNVSNQLYWFMLNRGKTIKPGAYFLPTPTLFYYFLGGVKSVDSTFASVTQLMDAHTQTWSPELLRKLKIPAAVMPPIVAPGTVMGTLYAELATPLGLNRPPLIAVGGHDTASAFAAAPVDNPEEALIISSGTWSLVGKLIPTAITSKEAMAYGLSNEGGIGNVRLLRNCMGTWLVQELKRGWEKADGHELAWAELDRLTKDAPSFTAFVDPDDTSFFNPPDMQTAIMDFCRRTGQPVPTDRGTILQVVFESLALKYRLVNNMLTQVSGTPNKVVHIVGGGSKNERLNQYTANAIGLPVCAGPEEATAIGNCMVQAMGLGLIKSMREAQPFIREAFPIREYKPRDEARWTSAYATFTALLKSQ